In a genomic window of Spodoptera frugiperda isolate SF20-4 chromosome 18, AGI-APGP_CSIRO_Sfru_2.0, whole genome shotgun sequence:
- the LOC118278179 gene encoding mothers against decapentaplegic homolog 4 isoform X2, with translation MNTTAPTSADACLSIVHSLMCHRQGGESEGFSKRAIESLVKKLKEKRDELDSLITAITTNGAHPSKCVTIQRTLDGRLQVAGRKGFPHVIYARIWRWPDLHKNELKHVKFCQFAFDLKCDSVCVNPYHYERVVSPGIDLSGLTLQGPSRLVKDEYTAGLSGNGMDMDTGEVVTIQHHATSPRHHHTPMPHHHQQFQTTNIIINQGQTPEGVPNMFSPTHAPRTPLRAPAPHAPLAPPMGHAAPAPQMCAHPGPMQGPQMVPAQSPLGGGMGQGQMSSPRLAAAPSMSPATPQMPPMNRPMSLPSPQQMAMAQQRAVAPKLEPPDTMDARAMWLPKRMNHSAMPVTMSPGATTPLIDGSNSTFFTSETTSNDSSQLTQTLSNSHAAGTVSPGSGEGSQQNGFTTDGSPAPQPSPLPHRTQHQQQQGTWTGNNTLTYTQSLAPPPAAPPVPLDAPPHHHYYNGNPGGLLSSQPAPEYWCSVAYFELDTQVGETFKVPSSRPNVTVDGYVDPSGGNRFCLGALSNVHRTEQSERARLHIGKGVQLDLRGEGDVWLRCLSDHSVFVQSYYLDREAGRAPGDAVHKIYPSACIKVFDLRQCHRQMQSQAATAQAAAAAQAAAVAGHIQPQHPTMNKSAGIGVDDLRRLCIVRLSFVKGWGPDYPRTSIKETPCWVEVHLHRALQLLDEVLHTMPIDGPRSTIE, from the exons ATGAATACCACGGCTCCGACGTCGGCGGATGCTTGCCTGAGCATCGTGCACTCGCTGATGTGTCACAGACAGGGTGGAGAGAGTGAAGGGTTCTCTAAGCGAGCTATAGAGTCCCTTGTCAAGAAGCTGAAGGAGAAGAGAGATGAGCTAGATTCCTTGATCACAGCAATAACTACTAACGGCGCACATCCTAGCAAATGTGTTACAATACAGAGGACGCTTGATGGGAGGTTACAG GTGGCCGGTCGGAAAGGATTTCCCCACGTTATTTATGCTCGTATATGGAGGTGGCCAGACTTACACAAAAATGAATTGAAACACGTTAAGTTTTGTCAGTTTGCTTTCGACTTAAAATGTGACTCAGTCTGTGTGAACCCTTACCACTATGAGAGGGTTGTTTCCCCAGGAATAG ATCTATCAGGCCTCACACTTCAGGGTCCCAGCAGATTAGTAAAGGACGAGTACACAGCTGGTCTCAGTGGAAACGGAATGGACATGGATACTGGTGAGGTGGTGACCATTCAGCATCATGCTACTAGTCCTAGGCACCATCATACGCCGATGCCACATCACCATCAGCAGTTCCAGacgacaaatattattattaaccagGGACAAA CGCCTGAAGGCGTACCGAACATGTTTTCGCCGACGCACGCACCGCGCACCCCGCTGCGGGCGCCAGCGCCGCACGCGCCCCTGGCGCCGCCTATGGGCCACGCGGCGCCCGCGCCGCAGATGTGTGCGCACCCGGGGCCCATGCAGGGCCCCCAGATGGTGCCGGCCCAGTCGCCCCTGGGAGGGGGGATGGGACAGGGACAGATGTCGTCCCCGCGGTTGGCCGCGGCGCCCAGTATGTCGCCGGCGACGCCGCAGATGCCGCCGATGAACAGGCCGATGTCGCTGCCGAGCCCGCAACAGATGGCGATGGCCCAGCAGCGCGCGGTGGCCCCCAAACTCGAGCCCCCCGATACGATGGACGCGCGCGCAATGTGGCTGCCTAAACGAATGAATCATT CTGCAATGCCAGTGACTATGTCCCCGGGAGCCACCACGCCACTCATAGATGGTTCCAATTCAACATTCTTCACATCAGAGACAACTTCTAATGATTCTTCTCAGCTGACTCAAACTTTGTCCA ATTCGCACGCGGCGGGCACGGTATCGCCCGGCTCTGGGGAGGGCTCCCAACAGAACGGGTTCACTACGGACGGCAGCCCCGCGCCACAACCCAGTCCACTGCCGCATCGCACGCAGCATCAGCAACAACAAG GCACGTGGACTGGTAACAACACACTAACGTACACACAGAGCTTGGCTCCCCCGCCCGCCGCGCCACCCGTGCCCCTTGACGCTCCTCCTCATCATCATTATT ACAATGGTAACCCAGGCGGACTTCTATCAAGTCAACCAGCCCCTGAATACTGGTGCTCAGTCGCCTACTTCGAGTTAGACACGCAGGTCGGAGAGACCTTCAAAGTACCCTCCAGTAGACCCAACGTTACC GTGGATGGCTACGTGGATCCTTCGGGCGGTAACAGGTTCTGTCTGGGCGCTCTCAGTAATGTGCACAGAACGGAACAGAGCGAACGAGCGAG ACTTCACATCGGTAAAGGCGTACAGTTAGATCTCCGCGGCGAAGGCGACGTATGGCTGCGTTGCCTGTCGGATCACTCAGTGTTCGTGCAGTCGTACTACCTCGACAGAGAGGCCGGCCGAGCGCCCGGAGACGCCGTGCATAAGATATACCCGTCTGCTTGTATTAAG GTATTCGACCTTCGCCAATGTCACCGCCAGATGCAGTCCCAGGCAGCCACGGCGCAGGCGGCCGCCGCGGCGCAGGCCGCCGCCGTCGCCGGACACATACAGCCGCAACACCCCACCATGAACAAGT CGGCCGGCATCGGAGTGGACGACCTGCGGCGACTGTGCATCGTGAGGCTTTCCTTCGTCAAGGGCTGGGGACCTGACTACCCCCGCACTTCTATCAAGGAGACGCCCTGCTGGGTTGAGGTTCATTTGCATAG AGCCCTTCAGCTTCTGGACGAGGTCCTGCACACAATGCCAATCGACGGTCCTCGGAGCACCATCGAGTAG
- the LOC118278179 gene encoding mothers against decapentaplegic homolog 4 isoform X3, translating into MNTTAPTSADACLSIVHSLMCHRQGGESEGFSKRAIESLVKKLKEKRDELDSLITAITTNGAHPSKCVTIQRTLDGRLQVAGRKGFPHVIYARIWRWPDLHKNELKHVKFCQFAFDLKCDSVCVNPYHYERVVSPGIDLSGLTLQGPSRLVKDEYTAGLSGNGMDMDTGEVVTIQHHATSPRHHHTPMPHHHQQFQTTNIIINQGQTPEGVPNMFSPTHAPRTPLRAPAPHAPLAPPMGHAAPAPQMCAHPGPMQGPQMVPAQSPLGGGMGQGQMSSPRLAAAPSMSPATPQMPPMNRPMSLPSPQQMAMAQQRAVAPKLEPPDTMDARAMWLPKRMNHSAMPVTMSPGATTPLIDGSNSTFFTSETTSNDSSQLTQTLSNSHAAGTVSPGSGEGSQQNGFTTDGSPAPQPSPLPHRTQHQQQQDNGNPGGLLSSQPAPEYWCSVAYFELDTQVGETFKVPSSRPNVTVDGYVDPSGGNRFCLGALSNVHRTEQSERARLHIGKGVQLDLRGEGDVWLRCLSDHSVFVQSYYLDREAGRAPGDAVHKIYPSACIKVFDLRQCHRQMQSQAATAQAAAAAQAAAVAGHIQPQHPTMNKCLSAAAGIGVDDLRRLCIVRLSFVKGWGPDYPRTSIKETPCWVEVHLHRALQLLDEVLHTMPIDGPRSTIE; encoded by the exons ATGAATACCACGGCTCCGACGTCGGCGGATGCTTGCCTGAGCATCGTGCACTCGCTGATGTGTCACAGACAGGGTGGAGAGAGTGAAGGGTTCTCTAAGCGAGCTATAGAGTCCCTTGTCAAGAAGCTGAAGGAGAAGAGAGATGAGCTAGATTCCTTGATCACAGCAATAACTACTAACGGCGCACATCCTAGCAAATGTGTTACAATACAGAGGACGCTTGATGGGAGGTTACAG GTGGCCGGTCGGAAAGGATTTCCCCACGTTATTTATGCTCGTATATGGAGGTGGCCAGACTTACACAAAAATGAATTGAAACACGTTAAGTTTTGTCAGTTTGCTTTCGACTTAAAATGTGACTCAGTCTGTGTGAACCCTTACCACTATGAGAGGGTTGTTTCCCCAGGAATAG ATCTATCAGGCCTCACACTTCAGGGTCCCAGCAGATTAGTAAAGGACGAGTACACAGCTGGTCTCAGTGGAAACGGAATGGACATGGATACTGGTGAGGTGGTGACCATTCAGCATCATGCTACTAGTCCTAGGCACCATCATACGCCGATGCCACATCACCATCAGCAGTTCCAGacgacaaatattattattaaccagGGACAAA CGCCTGAAGGCGTACCGAACATGTTTTCGCCGACGCACGCACCGCGCACCCCGCTGCGGGCGCCAGCGCCGCACGCGCCCCTGGCGCCGCCTATGGGCCACGCGGCGCCCGCGCCGCAGATGTGTGCGCACCCGGGGCCCATGCAGGGCCCCCAGATGGTGCCGGCCCAGTCGCCCCTGGGAGGGGGGATGGGACAGGGACAGATGTCGTCCCCGCGGTTGGCCGCGGCGCCCAGTATGTCGCCGGCGACGCCGCAGATGCCGCCGATGAACAGGCCGATGTCGCTGCCGAGCCCGCAACAGATGGCGATGGCCCAGCAGCGCGCGGTGGCCCCCAAACTCGAGCCCCCCGATACGATGGACGCGCGCGCAATGTGGCTGCCTAAACGAATGAATCATT CTGCAATGCCAGTGACTATGTCCCCGGGAGCCACCACGCCACTCATAGATGGTTCCAATTCAACATTCTTCACATCAGAGACAACTTCTAATGATTCTTCTCAGCTGACTCAAACTTTGTCCA ATTCGCACGCGGCGGGCACGGTATCGCCCGGCTCTGGGGAGGGCTCCCAACAGAACGGGTTCACTACGGACGGCAGCCCCGCGCCACAACCCAGTCCACTGCCGCATCGCACGCAGCATCAGCAACAACAAG ACAATGGTAACCCAGGCGGACTTCTATCAAGTCAACCAGCCCCTGAATACTGGTGCTCAGTCGCCTACTTCGAGTTAGACACGCAGGTCGGAGAGACCTTCAAAGTACCCTCCAGTAGACCCAACGTTACC GTGGATGGCTACGTGGATCCTTCGGGCGGTAACAGGTTCTGTCTGGGCGCTCTCAGTAATGTGCACAGAACGGAACAGAGCGAACGAGCGAG ACTTCACATCGGTAAAGGCGTACAGTTAGATCTCCGCGGCGAAGGCGACGTATGGCTGCGTTGCCTGTCGGATCACTCAGTGTTCGTGCAGTCGTACTACCTCGACAGAGAGGCCGGCCGAGCGCCCGGAGACGCCGTGCATAAGATATACCCGTCTGCTTGTATTAAG GTATTCGACCTTCGCCAATGTCACCGCCAGATGCAGTCCCAGGCAGCCACGGCGCAGGCGGCCGCCGCGGCGCAGGCCGCCGCCGTCGCCGGACACATACAGCCGCAACACCCCACCATGAACAAGT GTTTGTCTGCAGCGGCCGGCATCGGAGTGGACGACCTGCGGCGACTGTGCATCGTGAGGCTTTCCTTCGTCAAGGGCTGGGGACCTGACTACCCCCGCACTTCTATCAAGGAGACGCCCTGCTGGGTTGAGGTTCATTTGCATAG AGCCCTTCAGCTTCTGGACGAGGTCCTGCACACAATGCCAATCGACGGTCCTCGGAGCACCATCGAGTAG
- the LOC118278179 gene encoding mothers against decapentaplegic homolog 4 isoform X4: protein MNTTAPTSADACLSIVHSLMCHRQGGESEGFSKRAIESLVKKLKEKRDELDSLITAITTNGAHPSKCVTIQRTLDGRLQVAGRKGFPHVIYARIWRWPDLHKNELKHVKFCQFAFDLKCDSVCVNPYHYERVVSPGIDLSGLTLQGPSRLVKDEYTAGLSGNGMDMDTGEVVTIQHHATSPRHHHTPMPHHHQQFQTTNIIINQGQTAMPVTMSPGATTPLIDGSNSTFFTSETTSNDSSQLTQTLSNSHAAGTVSPGSGEGSQQNGFTTDGSPAPQPSPLPHRTQHQQQQGTWTGNNTLTYTQSLAPPPAAPPVPLDAPPHHHYYNGNPGGLLSSQPAPEYWCSVAYFELDTQVGETFKVPSSRPNVTVDGYVDPSGGNRFCLGALSNVHRTEQSERARLHIGKGVQLDLRGEGDVWLRCLSDHSVFVQSYYLDREAGRAPGDAVHKIYPSACIKVFDLRQCHRQMQSQAATAQAAAAAQAAAVAGHIQPQHPTMNKCLSAAAGIGVDDLRRLCIVRLSFVKGWGPDYPRTSIKETPCWVEVHLHRALQLLDEVLHTMPIDGPRSTIE, encoded by the exons ATGAATACCACGGCTCCGACGTCGGCGGATGCTTGCCTGAGCATCGTGCACTCGCTGATGTGTCACAGACAGGGTGGAGAGAGTGAAGGGTTCTCTAAGCGAGCTATAGAGTCCCTTGTCAAGAAGCTGAAGGAGAAGAGAGATGAGCTAGATTCCTTGATCACAGCAATAACTACTAACGGCGCACATCCTAGCAAATGTGTTACAATACAGAGGACGCTTGATGGGAGGTTACAG GTGGCCGGTCGGAAAGGATTTCCCCACGTTATTTATGCTCGTATATGGAGGTGGCCAGACTTACACAAAAATGAATTGAAACACGTTAAGTTTTGTCAGTTTGCTTTCGACTTAAAATGTGACTCAGTCTGTGTGAACCCTTACCACTATGAGAGGGTTGTTTCCCCAGGAATAG ATCTATCAGGCCTCACACTTCAGGGTCCCAGCAGATTAGTAAAGGACGAGTACACAGCTGGTCTCAGTGGAAACGGAATGGACATGGATACTGGTGAGGTGGTGACCATTCAGCATCATGCTACTAGTCCTAGGCACCATCATACGCCGATGCCACATCACCATCAGCAGTTCCAGacgacaaatattattattaaccagGGACAAA CTGCAATGCCAGTGACTATGTCCCCGGGAGCCACCACGCCACTCATAGATGGTTCCAATTCAACATTCTTCACATCAGAGACAACTTCTAATGATTCTTCTCAGCTGACTCAAACTTTGTCCA ATTCGCACGCGGCGGGCACGGTATCGCCCGGCTCTGGGGAGGGCTCCCAACAGAACGGGTTCACTACGGACGGCAGCCCCGCGCCACAACCCAGTCCACTGCCGCATCGCACGCAGCATCAGCAACAACAAG GCACGTGGACTGGTAACAACACACTAACGTACACACAGAGCTTGGCTCCCCCGCCCGCCGCGCCACCCGTGCCCCTTGACGCTCCTCCTCATCATCATTATT ACAATGGTAACCCAGGCGGACTTCTATCAAGTCAACCAGCCCCTGAATACTGGTGCTCAGTCGCCTACTTCGAGTTAGACACGCAGGTCGGAGAGACCTTCAAAGTACCCTCCAGTAGACCCAACGTTACC GTGGATGGCTACGTGGATCCTTCGGGCGGTAACAGGTTCTGTCTGGGCGCTCTCAGTAATGTGCACAGAACGGAACAGAGCGAACGAGCGAG ACTTCACATCGGTAAAGGCGTACAGTTAGATCTCCGCGGCGAAGGCGACGTATGGCTGCGTTGCCTGTCGGATCACTCAGTGTTCGTGCAGTCGTACTACCTCGACAGAGAGGCCGGCCGAGCGCCCGGAGACGCCGTGCATAAGATATACCCGTCTGCTTGTATTAAG GTATTCGACCTTCGCCAATGTCACCGCCAGATGCAGTCCCAGGCAGCCACGGCGCAGGCGGCCGCCGCGGCGCAGGCCGCCGCCGTCGCCGGACACATACAGCCGCAACACCCCACCATGAACAAGT GTTTGTCTGCAGCGGCCGGCATCGGAGTGGACGACCTGCGGCGACTGTGCATCGTGAGGCTTTCCTTCGTCAAGGGCTGGGGACCTGACTACCCCCGCACTTCTATCAAGGAGACGCCCTGCTGGGTTGAGGTTCATTTGCATAG AGCCCTTCAGCTTCTGGACGAGGTCCTGCACACAATGCCAATCGACGGTCCTCGGAGCACCATCGAGTAG
- the LOC118278179 gene encoding mothers against decapentaplegic homolog 4 isoform X1 — protein sequence MNTTAPTSADACLSIVHSLMCHRQGGESEGFSKRAIESLVKKLKEKRDELDSLITAITTNGAHPSKCVTIQRTLDGRLQVAGRKGFPHVIYARIWRWPDLHKNELKHVKFCQFAFDLKCDSVCVNPYHYERVVSPGIDLSGLTLQGPSRLVKDEYTAGLSGNGMDMDTGEVVTIQHHATSPRHHHTPMPHHHQQFQTTNIIINQGQTPEGVPNMFSPTHAPRTPLRAPAPHAPLAPPMGHAAPAPQMCAHPGPMQGPQMVPAQSPLGGGMGQGQMSSPRLAAAPSMSPATPQMPPMNRPMSLPSPQQMAMAQQRAVAPKLEPPDTMDARAMWLPKRMNHSAMPVTMSPGATTPLIDGSNSTFFTSETTSNDSSQLTQTLSNSHAAGTVSPGSGEGSQQNGFTTDGSPAPQPSPLPHRTQHQQQQGTWTGNNTLTYTQSLAPPPAAPPVPLDAPPHHHYYNGNPGGLLSSQPAPEYWCSVAYFELDTQVGETFKVPSSRPNVTVDGYVDPSGGNRFCLGALSNVHRTEQSERARLHIGKGVQLDLRGEGDVWLRCLSDHSVFVQSYYLDREAGRAPGDAVHKIYPSACIKVFDLRQCHRQMQSQAATAQAAAAAQAAAVAGHIQPQHPTMNKCLSAAAGIGVDDLRRLCIVRLSFVKGWGPDYPRTSIKETPCWVEVHLHRALQLLDEVLHTMPIDGPRSTIE from the exons ATGAATACCACGGCTCCGACGTCGGCGGATGCTTGCCTGAGCATCGTGCACTCGCTGATGTGTCACAGACAGGGTGGAGAGAGTGAAGGGTTCTCTAAGCGAGCTATAGAGTCCCTTGTCAAGAAGCTGAAGGAGAAGAGAGATGAGCTAGATTCCTTGATCACAGCAATAACTACTAACGGCGCACATCCTAGCAAATGTGTTACAATACAGAGGACGCTTGATGGGAGGTTACAG GTGGCCGGTCGGAAAGGATTTCCCCACGTTATTTATGCTCGTATATGGAGGTGGCCAGACTTACACAAAAATGAATTGAAACACGTTAAGTTTTGTCAGTTTGCTTTCGACTTAAAATGTGACTCAGTCTGTGTGAACCCTTACCACTATGAGAGGGTTGTTTCCCCAGGAATAG ATCTATCAGGCCTCACACTTCAGGGTCCCAGCAGATTAGTAAAGGACGAGTACACAGCTGGTCTCAGTGGAAACGGAATGGACATGGATACTGGTGAGGTGGTGACCATTCAGCATCATGCTACTAGTCCTAGGCACCATCATACGCCGATGCCACATCACCATCAGCAGTTCCAGacgacaaatattattattaaccagGGACAAA CGCCTGAAGGCGTACCGAACATGTTTTCGCCGACGCACGCACCGCGCACCCCGCTGCGGGCGCCAGCGCCGCACGCGCCCCTGGCGCCGCCTATGGGCCACGCGGCGCCCGCGCCGCAGATGTGTGCGCACCCGGGGCCCATGCAGGGCCCCCAGATGGTGCCGGCCCAGTCGCCCCTGGGAGGGGGGATGGGACAGGGACAGATGTCGTCCCCGCGGTTGGCCGCGGCGCCCAGTATGTCGCCGGCGACGCCGCAGATGCCGCCGATGAACAGGCCGATGTCGCTGCCGAGCCCGCAACAGATGGCGATGGCCCAGCAGCGCGCGGTGGCCCCCAAACTCGAGCCCCCCGATACGATGGACGCGCGCGCAATGTGGCTGCCTAAACGAATGAATCATT CTGCAATGCCAGTGACTATGTCCCCGGGAGCCACCACGCCACTCATAGATGGTTCCAATTCAACATTCTTCACATCAGAGACAACTTCTAATGATTCTTCTCAGCTGACTCAAACTTTGTCCA ATTCGCACGCGGCGGGCACGGTATCGCCCGGCTCTGGGGAGGGCTCCCAACAGAACGGGTTCACTACGGACGGCAGCCCCGCGCCACAACCCAGTCCACTGCCGCATCGCACGCAGCATCAGCAACAACAAG GCACGTGGACTGGTAACAACACACTAACGTACACACAGAGCTTGGCTCCCCCGCCCGCCGCGCCACCCGTGCCCCTTGACGCTCCTCCTCATCATCATTATT ACAATGGTAACCCAGGCGGACTTCTATCAAGTCAACCAGCCCCTGAATACTGGTGCTCAGTCGCCTACTTCGAGTTAGACACGCAGGTCGGAGAGACCTTCAAAGTACCCTCCAGTAGACCCAACGTTACC GTGGATGGCTACGTGGATCCTTCGGGCGGTAACAGGTTCTGTCTGGGCGCTCTCAGTAATGTGCACAGAACGGAACAGAGCGAACGAGCGAG ACTTCACATCGGTAAAGGCGTACAGTTAGATCTCCGCGGCGAAGGCGACGTATGGCTGCGTTGCCTGTCGGATCACTCAGTGTTCGTGCAGTCGTACTACCTCGACAGAGAGGCCGGCCGAGCGCCCGGAGACGCCGTGCATAAGATATACCCGTCTGCTTGTATTAAG GTATTCGACCTTCGCCAATGTCACCGCCAGATGCAGTCCCAGGCAGCCACGGCGCAGGCGGCCGCCGCGGCGCAGGCCGCCGCCGTCGCCGGACACATACAGCCGCAACACCCCACCATGAACAAGT GTTTGTCTGCAGCGGCCGGCATCGGAGTGGACGACCTGCGGCGACTGTGCATCGTGAGGCTTTCCTTCGTCAAGGGCTGGGGACCTGACTACCCCCGCACTTCTATCAAGGAGACGCCCTGCTGGGTTGAGGTTCATTTGCATAG AGCCCTTCAGCTTCTGGACGAGGTCCTGCACACAATGCCAATCGACGGTCCTCGGAGCACCATCGAGTAG